The following proteins are encoded in a genomic region of Periophthalmus magnuspinnatus isolate fPerMag1 chromosome 21, fPerMag1.2.pri, whole genome shotgun sequence:
- the eaf2 gene encoding ELL-associated factor 2 produces the protein MNGTAYSNFDNQEHVLKLGETFEKHPKSAYHTVRYDFKPASIDTTCEGELEVGKGEQVTITLPNLEGSSAPVTVFKGSKRPYMKECILIVNHDTGEYRLEKLSSNIAVKKTRAEGSSKIQSRLEQQTSRLTQLRNNKPSSASKSPPKGKTSPTSPMDDIERELMAEAQGMDQLSSSDSSSNGSSSSSSDDSSSSDEDEEQKNPSSSSLPQGAQSTAGTQGGYHSMPLLNQPNRPQESSGASINTLKNDLQLSESGSESD, from the exons ATGAACGGGACCGCGTATTCGAACTTTGACAACCAAGAACATGTGCTGAAATTAGGGGAGACCTTCGAGAAACATCCCAAAAGTGCCTACCACACAGTGCGAT ATGACTTCAAACCAGCCTCTATTGACACAACATGTGAAGGAGAGCTTGAAGTCGGCAAAGGAGAACAAGTCACGATAACATTACCAAATTTAGAG GGGTCCAGTGCTCCAGTCACAGTATTTAAAGGATCCAAACGTCCGTACATGAAGGAATGTATCCTCATTGTGAACCATGACACCGGAGAGTACAGACTTGAGAAACTCAGCAGTAACATTGCTGTCAAGAAAACGAG AGCGGAGGGCAGCAGTAAGATCCAGTCTCGTCTGGAACAGCAGACCAGTCGTCTCACTCAATTGAGGAACAACAAACCATCCAGTGCCTCAAAGAGCCCCCCCAAAGGAAAGACCTCCCCCACCTCCCCCATGGATGACATTGAGAGAG AGCTGATGGCAGAGGCTCAGGGTATGGACCAGCTCAGCAGCAGTGATAGCTCCTCAAacggctcctcttcctccagcaGTGATGACTCAAGCAGCAGCGATGAAGATGAAGAACAGAAGAAcccctcttcctcatctctgcCCCAGGGTGCCCAGAGCACAGCGGGTACACAGGGCGGGTATCACAGCATGCCCCTCCTCAACCAACCAAACAGGCCACAGGAGAGCTCCGGAGCTAGCATCAATACACTCA aaaaCGACCTGCAGCTCAGCGAATCCGGCAGTGAGAGCGACTAA